The Myxococcales bacterium DNA segment GCCACCCTCATGAGAAGAGGGTATTGCGTACATTTAACGCATCAGACCGCCTAGATTAGAATCTGCAGCCCTGTTCGATCTGCTCATCTGTCGGGTTAGATATGGTGATGCTCCGATCCAAATACCGAAGATCGTCGGAAAGATCCAGAGTGCCAACGTAACCGATGACGATTGACAATGGACCATTGACCAACTGCGATAATATGCCGACGTTTACATTTTGCTTGCCATCGCACCCCTGCCTCACTATGAGCCGACAGCTGAATCAAGAAACGCCATGAAGCTAAAAAACAGACATAACGAGGAGATGATAGAACTCCTATTCACATGTGAGGATCGCCTGACCCGCGAGGAGGCCGACGAGATGATCCGCCGCGGCGAAGAGCTCATACCGCTATTGGGGGAGATCATCATGGACAGGGCCTTCTGGACAGTCGATCTCCCGGAATGGTGGGCCCCTGTCCATGCTACCTATATACTCGCATCGATCGGCGGGAAGAGCTCTGTGATTCCGCTGATGGCAGCCCTTCGATGGTCGGATGCCTACGACAACGAATGGGTGACCGAGGATCTGCCGTCAATACTGGGATCGCTTGGGGAGATCTCATTTACACCTGTAAAGTCCGTTGTGGCAGACAAAAGCGCCGGATGGTCGGCCAGATCCATAGCGATGGACGCCCTCGGGTCACACGCCCTGCTGAATCCCACATGCGAAGAGGAGTGTATGAAAATTCTGGCCCGAATAGTCGATGACCCGCGGGAGGAGTTCGGTGCGCGCAGAAGCGCTGCGTTCGTTCTGGTGGATTTCAGAAGGTCGGATTACAAAAGAGCGCTCATAGGCTTTTCGCAGGCCGAGGAAAATTATGCAAAGGCCGACCCGAATTACAAAAGAACATTCACCATAAGGGATTTGGAAAAGGATCTAAGCGCCGCGAGATCCGGGCTTGAGATGTACACACGTGATTGGATGGAGTTTTACTCGCCGGAGCAGATACACAAACGCAAAGAACTCTGGGAAAAAAGCGACCGCGGGGAAACGCAGCTTTTTGGCGATATCCCCGATAAGCATGGGCAGCAAAAATGGCGCACCCTGGGGGGAAGAAGCGTTATTATGGATCTAAACGGTCCCTGTCCCTGCGGAAGCGGCAGGCCATACAAACGCTGCTGCTGGAAGAAGGTTCATTAAAAAGTTTTTTTGTGTTAGCATCCTGCGCCTCAATAGGAGAAAGAACTATGCCGAAATTCGAAGATATGCAGGTGAAGGCCAAGACTCTCATCGAGGAGGCCCTGGCCCTTTTAAAATCGGGAATGAGCGACGCCGAATTCATCGCCGGCAAGACAGCCACTGCTGCAAAACTTCATATAAAGTCGAAACAGGGCCGCATAGAAAAATACAGGCTTCTCCATGAATTAGGCGAGCTTTTTCATGCCGCCATTTTGGACGGCAAGCCGGTTCAGATTAGCAAGAGGATGAAGGAGATATCCCAACAGGTGGCCAAATTGGATAAACTTCTTGCCAGTACCACCAAAAAGATATCATCGCTCACAGTGACCACAAAAACAGCCGTGACAACCAAGAAAACCACTAAGAAAAAAACCGGTTCCTAGGCGTGTAGAGCATGGTTATGATTAAGATGACGATGAAGCTGAAGATTCAAGTGAACAAATCAGGACACAATCATACCTGTCCAC contains these protein-coding regions:
- a CDS encoding DUF1186 domain-containing protein; its protein translation is MKLKNRHNEEMIELLFTCEDRLTREEADEMIRRGEELIPLLGEIIMDRAFWTVDLPEWWAPVHATYILASIGGKSSVIPLMAALRWSDAYDNEWVTEDLPSILGSLGEISFTPVKSVVADKSAGWSARSIAMDALGSHALLNPTCEEECMKILARIVDDPREEFGARRSAAFVLVDFRRSDYKRALIGFSQAEENYAKADPNYKRTFTIRDLEKDLSAARSGLEMYTRDWMEFYSPEQIHKRKELWEKSDRGETQLFGDIPDKHGQQKWRTLGGRSVIMDLNGPCPCGSGRPYKRCCWKKVH